Proteins from a genomic interval of Arachis hypogaea cultivar Tifrunner chromosome 10, arahy.Tifrunner.gnm2.J5K5, whole genome shotgun sequence:
- the LOC112714485 gene encoding uncharacterized protein YNL011C yields MAEAWLCLGPTFSNSLPLPLPSSSPSPPSMASVPSPRHRRCYSNPDPPPPPPQPALLVFSGGTAFNGVVEDLKTFTTRVAHVLPVSDDGGSTAEIVRVLGGPAVGDIRSRCLRLSDQSTAEALAVRNLLGHRLPLDPLKAKSEWYSIVEGDHTLWKGVSKPYRETIRSFLVYFQSQILRRAEESFCFSNGSIGNFFFAGARIFFRSLDAAIFLFSRVSDIPPESLVLPVISTNDRLTLGCELWDGTIIRGQNEISHPTRGTTELINKDSFSTPALPSKIKRVFYMSSEGKNLLHEVFPSPNATVLEQLSNVDCIVYAMGSLFTSICPSLVLLGIGEIISSRSCLKVLMLNGTPDRETNGFSASCFVTAITDALNRTYGDPCNRLQNPPSQYINTILVPRNSSVPVDVDRLNAQGIFDVIVVDSLRDSKVGIIYDPKSLIRALADLIDRYMKSRVKELIDAR; encoded by the exons ATGGCGGAAGCTTGGTTGTGTTTGGGTCCCACCTTCTCTAACTCCCTCCCTCTTCCCCTTCCCTCttcctctccttctcctccttcaaTGGCTTCCGTTCCCTCACCCCGCCACCGTCGCTGTTACTCCAACCCTGACCCTCCCCCTCCTCCTCCCCAGCCAGCTCTCCTCGTCTTCTCCGGCGGGACCGCCTTCAACGGCGTCGTCGAGGACCTCAAGACCTTCACTACCCGCGTCGCCCACGTTCTCCCCGTCTCCGATGACGGCGGAAGCACCGCCGAGATCGTTCGCGTCCTTG GTGGTCCTGCTGTTGGAGACATACGTTCGAGGTGTCTGAGGTTGTCTGATCAGAGCACAGCTGAAGCTCTTGCAGTTCGGAATCTACTTGGTCATCGTCTACCTCTTGATCCACTCAAAGCTAAATCTGAATG GTACTCCATTGTGGAAGGTGATCACACACTATGGAAAGGTGTTTCGAAACCTTACAGGGAGACTATTCGAtcttttttggtttattttcagaGTCAG ATTCTACGCCGGGCTGAAGAATCATTTTGTTTCAGCAATGGCAG CATCGGGAATTTCTTTTTTGCAGGCGCACGTATATTTTTTCGGTCCTTGGATGctgcaatatttttgttttcacgtGTTTCAGATATTCCCCCTGAAAGCCTGGTTCTCCCTGTAATTTCCACCAACGACAGGCTTACCTTAGGGTGCGAATTATGG GATGGAACTATTATAAGGGGACAAAATGAAATTTCTCATCCAACCAGGGGAACGACGGAGCTGATTAACAAG GATAGCTTTTCCACTCCAGCGCTTCCTTCAAAAATAAAACGTGTCTTCTACATGTCAAGTGAGGGAAAAAATTTGCTCCATGAG GTATTTCCTTCACCTAATGCAACTGTATTAGAGCAGTTAAGTAATGTGGACTGCATTGTGTATGCCATGGGTTCCCTTTTCACTTCAATCTGCCCCTCGTTG GTCTTATTGGGAATTGGGGAGATTATTTCATCAAGGTCTTGCCTCAAG GTACTTATGTTAAATGGCACACCTGACCGGGAGACTAACGGGTTTTCGGCTTCTTGTTTTGTTACTGCCATCACGGATGCTCTAAATCGAACATATGGAGATCCTTGCAATCGGCTACAGAATCCT CCGAGTCAGTATATCAATACCATTTTGGTGCCAAGAAATAGTTCAGTTCCAGTTGATGTTGACCGATTGAATGCCCAAGGAATATTTGATGTG ATTGTTGTTGACTCCCTACGTGATTCCAAAGTGGGTATAATATATGACCCAAAATCGTTGATAAGAGCTCTCGCTGACTTAATTGACAGATACATGAAGTCAAGAGTCAAGGAATTAATCGATGCTAGATGA
- the LOC112714486 gene encoding F-box protein At4g00893-like, protein MSNNEECKEMKRTKSDEWEVVEWCNLPGDLLSRIASYLELIDFLSFRSVCKEWLIPPSEYNPSCRELWFLLYGEGSQCSFLKLGSQSPNSERLYTVNFPELDGATCLASYLGWLLLVQEGAMFFFCPFSRAKIDLPDCPFTDLSEHVAAFSADPTCQDCVVVVVSRKSEVELELHLLRRGNKEWHKHCHRCVRSTLNTVSGAAFSEEKFQFLDADDGLVTFNADGKSSKSWANYRIVNHGSSKDVETLEYHVRKNMFGVLNIGQRLGFRGGEDDVVSISICGTMILGIQWLHILRNDSVILSETIVPDQQHVALARQIKGVWIQPRYVQVPPGLTW, encoded by the coding sequence ATGTCAAATAATGAGGAATGTAAGGAGATGAAACGAACGAAAAGTGATGAATGGGAAGTAGTAGAGTGGTGTAATCTGCCTGGAGACCTGCTATCAAGAATTGCAAGCTATTTAGAATTGATAGACTTTCTGAGTTTTCGCAGTGTTTGCAAAGAATGGCTCATCCCTCCCTCAGAATACAACCCTTCATGCCGCGAGCTATGGTTTCTCCTCTATGGTGAAGGCTCACAGTGTTCCTTCTTGAAACTCGGATCGCAATCTCCAAACTCCGAAAGACTCTACACCGTCAACTTTCCAGAACTTGACGGAGCCACTTGCCTTGCATCGTACCTAGGATGGTTGCTTCTTGTGCAGGAAGGAGCAATGTTTTTCTTCTGCCCTTTCTCAAGAGCCAAGATAGACCTTCCAGATTGTCCCTTCACAGACCTAAGCGAACATGTTGCTGCGTTTTCCGCTGACCCTACTTGCCAAGATTGCGTTGTGGTTGTGGTTAGCCGCAAGAGTGAGGTAGAACTGGAACTGCACTTGCTTCGAAGGGGGAACAAGGAGTGGCACAAGCATTGCCATCGTTGTGTTCGTTCCACGCTAAACACAGTAAGTGGTGCTGCTTTTTCTGAGGAAAAGTTTCAGTTCTTGGACGCGGATGACGGCTTGGTTACCTTCAATGCTGACGGTAAAAGCAGCAAGTCATGGGCGAATTATCGTATAGTTAACCATGGTTCTTCCAAGGACGTGGAAACCTTGGAATATCACGTACGGAAAAACATGTTTGGAGTCTTGAACATAGGTCAGAGGCTGGGCTTCCGGGGCGGTGAGGATGATGTTGTGTCCATTTCCATATGTGGCACCATGATCCTCGGAATACAGTGGCTTCATATCTTAAGAAATGATAGCGTCATTCTCAGTGAGACCATTGTGCCTGATCAGCAACATGTGGCTCTGGCTCGTCAGATTAAAGGGGTATGGATTCAACCAAGATATGTTCAAGTACCTCCTGGCCTAACCTGGTAG